Proteins co-encoded in one Bacillus infantis NRRL B-14911 genomic window:
- a CDS encoding GtrA family protein, which yields MKDSASSIASFLKPTDTLVRFLLVGLINTLIGLGSIYILLLAGTGYWFSTLLGNAAGAVTSYFLNKAYTFKSSQPFIKSGLLFASLAASCYFISYSLSKKLVLILDNHLAFYPETAAVLLGTVLYTVLNYLGQKYIVFKR from the coding sequence ATGAAGGATTCAGCATCAAGTATCGCCAGCTTCCTGAAACCAACTGATACACTTGTCCGGTTCCTCCTTGTCGGCCTAATCAATACACTGATCGGGCTAGGCAGCATTTATATTCTACTGTTGGCAGGGACAGGGTACTGGTTCTCCACGCTCCTCGGAAATGCTGCTGGTGCTGTGACAAGCTATTTTCTTAATAAAGCTTATACATTTAAAAGCTCACAGCCTTTTATAAAAAGCGGTCTTCTCTTTGCGAGCCTTGCGGCAAGCTGCTATTTTATTTCCTACAGCCTATCAAAGAAGCTGGTATTGATTTTGGACAATCATCTGGCATTCTATCCAGAAACGGCGGCAGTCCTGTTGGGAACTGTATTATATACAGTGTTGAATTATTTGGGACAGAAATATATTGTATTTAAAAGGTAG
- a CDS encoding glycosyltransferase family 2 protein yields the protein MTETILTIVVPCYNEEEMLAYTMAELGRLLEDLETEGLISSSSKLLFVDDGSRDRTWNLIHKESLKSERVTGLKLSRNSGHQNALLAGIFTSMKSSDCIVTIDADLQDDPCAIREFLVKYHEGCDIVYGVRSKREKDTFFKRATAQGFYKLMAKLGASLVYNHADFRLLSRRAAEELAHFGEANMFLRGIIPLIGFRSDQVMYERKERMAGETKYPLKKMLSFALDGLTSFSVTPIRLVLMAGLVSSVISILFGTYFLFLKFTGSTEAGWTSLISSIWLIGGVQLTAIGMIGEYIGKIYKETKRRPKFIVEIDTYTLPASLQLKNREMEQDEGFSIKYRQLPETN from the coding sequence ATGACTGAAACTATATTAACTATCGTTGTACCCTGCTATAACGAAGAAGAGATGCTGGCATATACGATGGCGGAACTTGGCAGGCTTCTGGAGGACCTTGAAACTGAAGGACTGATTTCCAGCTCGAGCAAGCTTCTGTTTGTTGATGACGGGAGCAGGGATAGGACATGGAATCTCATCCATAAAGAAAGCCTGAAATCTGAACGGGTGACAGGGCTTAAGCTGTCCAGGAACTCAGGGCACCAAAATGCCCTTTTAGCAGGAATTTTTACCAGCATGAAATCTTCGGACTGCATTGTCACGATCGATGCAGACCTTCAGGATGATCCCTGTGCCATCAGGGAATTTCTGGTTAAATATCATGAAGGCTGTGATATAGTCTACGGAGTTAGGAGTAAAAGGGAAAAGGATACTTTTTTCAAACGGGCGACTGCCCAGGGTTTTTATAAACTGATGGCAAAGCTTGGCGCCAGCCTGGTCTATAATCATGCTGATTTCCGCCTCTTAAGCAGGCGCGCTGCCGAGGAGCTGGCACATTTTGGGGAGGCAAATATGTTCCTGAGAGGCATTATACCCCTGATCGGCTTCCGCTCAGACCAGGTCATGTATGAGCGGAAAGAGCGGATGGCCGGGGAGACGAAGTATCCGCTGAAAAAAATGCTATCCTTTGCCCTTGATGGATTGACTTCCTTTTCGGTGACACCGATCCGGCTCGTTTTAATGGCAGGTCTTGTATCTTCTGTAATCAGCATCCTTTTTGGGACTTATTTTCTTTTTCTAAAGTTTACCGGCAGCACTGAAGCCGGCTGGACATCTCTCATTTCATCCATCTGGCTCATAGGCGGAGTGCAGCTTACCGCAATAGGAATGATCGGGGAATATATAGGGAAGATCTACAAAGAAACTAAAAGGCGGCCAAAATTCATAGTCGAAATTGATACCTACACACTGCCTGCGTCACTTCAGCTGAAAAACAGGGAGATGGAGCAGGATGAAGGATTCAGCATCAAGTATCGCCAGCTTCCTGAAACCAACTGA
- a CDS encoding DUF6044 family protein, whose amino-acid sequence MALAAIALYVSPLFILGEDAHIRVHDNLDSNHAWYKVLRESGQTYGTAEAVIPQVINGLPRNAFGTELSGIVWLFSIFPTMTAYALNQLLTRCAAFMGMYLLLKTHFIRSPEWSAIRVGAALAFALTPFWPSGMLSTLGMPLALWAFLNIRKGKSDWKSYLALTLLPFYSSFVLGFFFFLAAMGGLWLVDLFRGKGTNLRFLAAIAGMTFLYLLVEYRLVHSFLFLEEDNSRDEYFHARLTFAHCVRLAFKNFVLGHTHVMTVHGLIILPVTLYALFLVWKNKSWRQERIYVCLFAFNFLLSFWYAFWFYKGWLPLTERFHFMDTFNFARFHFLRPLVIYIGFALALRIVWTSSKSRKSILAVIIAQILLLGAFNDEIIYSRKPSVKEFYAESLFDEIGNYIDRPKEDYRVASIGIHPAIAQYNGFYTLDTYNNFYPLTYKHQFRKIIAEELAKNKTIRRYFDEWGGRCYIFTAELGKHYMFKKTSDKKLKNLKLDTAVFKEMGGEYFFSAVPIMNSMENGLELEREFTSGDAAWKIYLYKAI is encoded by the coding sequence ATGGCGCTTGCTGCCATTGCCTTGTATGTAAGTCCCTTATTCATTCTCGGGGAAGATGCGCATATACGAGTCCATGACAACCTGGATTCTAACCATGCATGGTATAAAGTCCTCAGAGAAAGCGGGCAGACTTATGGAACGGCAGAGGCTGTCATCCCGCAGGTCATCAACGGCCTGCCGCGCAATGCCTTTGGCACTGAACTCAGCGGCATCGTTTGGCTGTTTTCTATTTTTCCGACCATGACAGCCTATGCCCTTAATCAGCTCCTTACAAGATGTGCTGCATTCATGGGCATGTATCTTTTGCTGAAAACTCATTTTATCAGATCACCTGAATGGTCAGCCATCAGGGTGGGGGCAGCACTTGCATTCGCGCTGACTCCATTTTGGCCATCCGGAATGCTGAGCACTCTCGGTATGCCCCTTGCCTTATGGGCATTTTTGAATATACGGAAGGGGAAGTCAGACTGGAAAAGCTATCTGGCGCTCACCCTGCTTCCTTTTTACTCCAGCTTTGTTCTCGGATTTTTCTTCTTCCTTGCAGCAATGGGAGGATTATGGCTGGTTGACCTTTTCAGGGGAAAAGGCACAAATCTGCGATTTCTTGCGGCTATAGCAGGCATGACATTTTTATATCTGCTGGTTGAATACCGCCTTGTCCACTCATTTCTTTTTCTGGAAGAAGACAACAGCCGTGATGAATATTTTCATGCTCGGCTTACGTTCGCCCATTGCGTAAGGCTTGCCTTTAAAAACTTTGTTCTGGGCCATACCCATGTCATGACAGTTCACGGGCTCATTATCCTGCCTGTCACCCTTTATGCTTTATTCCTTGTCTGGAAGAATAAAAGCTGGAGGCAGGAGAGAATTTACGTATGTTTGTTTGCCTTTAATTTTCTTCTGTCCTTCTGGTACGCTTTCTGGTTTTATAAAGGATGGCTTCCATTGACAGAGCGTTTTCATTTTATGGACACCTTCAATTTTGCCAGGTTTCACTTTTTGCGGCCGCTTGTCATTTATATAGGATTTGCGCTCGCCTTAAGGATCGTCTGGACATCGTCGAAAAGCAGAAAAAGCATCCTTGCCGTCATTATCGCTCAGATTCTTTTGCTTGGAGCTTTCAATGACGAAATTATTTACAGCAGAAAGCCCTCGGTGAAAGAATTCTACGCAGAAAGTTTATTCGATGAAATAGGAAATTACATAGACAGGCCAAAGGAGGATTACCGGGTTGCAAGCATAGGCATCCATCCGGCAATTGCCCAGTATAACGGCTTTTATACGCTGGACACGTATAATAATTTCTACCCGCTCACCTATAAGCACCAGTTCAGGAAAATAATTGCGGAGGAATTGGCAAAAAATAAGACCATTCGCCGCTATTTTGATGAATGGGGAGGAAGATGCTATATCTTTACAGCAGAACTGGGGAAGCATTATATGTTCAAAAAAACTTCTGATAAAAAGCTCAAAAATCTCAAATTGGATACTGCTGTTTTCAAAGAAATGGGAGGTGAATATTTTTTTTCTGCCGTGCCGATTATGAACAGCATGGAAAACGGTCTGGAGCTGGAGAGAGAATTCACATCCGGGGATGCTGCCTGGAAGATTTATTTGTATAAGGCAATATAG
- the galU gene encoding UTP--glucose-1-phosphate uridylyltransferase GalU has product MIRKAVIPAAGLGTRFLPATKAQPKEMLPVADKPAIQYIVEEAILSGIEDIIIITGRNKRAIEDHFDKSIELELILKKTGKTELLEKVEAASNLASIHYVRQKEPLGLGHAVLCAKQFIGNEPFAVLLGDDLVDSGTPALLQMISQFKETGTCMIGAKEVPWENVSKYGIIDYSFKAGNLCKIEQLVEKPSKDSAPTNQAIIGRYVLTPEIFTVLESLQPDFSGEIQLTEALSQLLKKGPMYSCLIEGNRYDTGDKFGFLQASIEFSLKNEEIKEKLERYLYSLREREKRAES; this is encoded by the coding sequence ATGATCAGAAAAGCGGTCATTCCGGCGGCCGGTCTTGGCACCCGTTTTCTGCCCGCCACCAAAGCCCAGCCAAAGGAAATGCTGCCGGTTGCCGACAAGCCTGCCATCCAATACATCGTGGAGGAAGCCATTCTTTCCGGCATTGAGGATATTATCATCATTACGGGAAGAAACAAACGTGCAATTGAAGACCATTTCGATAAGTCTATCGAACTTGAACTGATACTGAAGAAAACCGGCAAAACCGAACTCTTAGAAAAAGTGGAAGCAGCTTCGAATCTTGCTTCAATCCATTATGTAAGGCAAAAGGAACCATTGGGACTCGGGCACGCAGTTCTTTGTGCAAAACAATTCATCGGGAATGAGCCTTTTGCTGTCCTCCTCGGTGATGACCTGGTTGATTCCGGTACCCCTGCTCTCTTGCAGATGATCAGCCAATTCAAAGAAACTGGAACGTGCATGATCGGTGCAAAGGAAGTTCCCTGGGAGAACGTTTCCAAATACGGGATCATCGACTATTCCTTCAAAGCAGGCAATCTTTGTAAAATCGAGCAGCTGGTCGAAAAGCCTTCAAAGGACTCTGCTCCGACCAATCAGGCTATCATCGGGCGCTATGTTCTTACACCAGAGATATTTACTGTACTGGAGTCCCTTCAGCCTGACTTTTCTGGAGAAATCCAGCTGACTGAAGCTCTTTCGCAGCTTCTGAAAAAAGGGCCCATGTATTCATGTCTGATAGAAGGCAATCGCTATGATACCGGGGATAAATTCGGCTTTCTTCAGGCTTCAATCGAGTTTTCCCTTAAGAACGAAGAGATTAAAGAAAAGCTGGAGCGATATTTGTATAGTTTGCGGGAGAGAGAGAAGAGAGCGGAGAGCTGA
- a CDS encoding MATE family efflux transporter has translation MSQQDFTQGNILKQMFIFSTPIMLTNLLQVSYQFVDSLWVGNLLGAASLGSIAVSSTVIFTVLSFIIGINNAALTILSQQKGGDDDKGLRQYLNSFVIILTLLSLALGAAGYFASKPILQWLDTPEAMIAEADSYLKINFLGILFLFGYNFIGTILRSLGDSRTPLIFVLVAVVLNSILDPVFISILGWGIDGAAYATLAAQGIAFISGMYIVLKRKLAPFSIPFMPGKDEVWTILKLGIPSGLQMMVISAGVMAIMSVVNSFGADTVAGFGAAQRIDSLIMLPASALGTAVNSMAGQNIGAGRWKRVHKIALYGSLYNLGIMLLIAGAAVLLAKAGISLFITEPGAVEFGTGYLVSIAFFYPFLGLNFVLNGIVRAAGAMFQVLVLNIISFWVLRYPLTWLFSQWMGEEGIAYGMGTSFMISSVIAFSYYKYGRWDKKKLFSTEK, from the coding sequence TTTACACAAGGGAATATTCTGAAGCAGATGTTTATTTTTTCTACTCCCATCATGCTGACGAACTTGCTGCAGGTTTCTTACCAGTTTGTTGACAGCCTCTGGGTGGGGAATCTGCTTGGAGCCGCGTCACTCGGCAGCATTGCGGTTTCAAGCACCGTCATATTTACGGTGCTGTCATTTATTATCGGTATCAATAATGCAGCTTTGACAATCTTGTCGCAGCAAAAAGGAGGAGATGATGATAAAGGTCTGAGGCAATATCTAAACAGTTTTGTGATTATCCTCACACTGCTTTCCCTTGCGCTGGGAGCGGCAGGCTATTTTGCTTCAAAGCCTATTCTCCAGTGGCTTGATACCCCAGAGGCGATGATTGCTGAAGCAGACTCGTATTTAAAGATTAATTTCCTCGGCATCCTTTTTTTGTTCGGCTACAATTTTATCGGGACGATTCTTCGTTCTCTGGGGGACAGCAGGACGCCGCTGATTTTTGTACTGGTCGCGGTGGTCCTAAACAGCATATTGGACCCTGTGTTCATTTCTATCCTGGGATGGGGGATCGATGGAGCTGCCTATGCCACTCTTGCCGCCCAGGGGATCGCATTCATATCTGGCATGTATATTGTTTTAAAAAGAAAACTCGCACCTTTTTCGATACCGTTCATGCCCGGTAAAGATGAAGTGTGGACGATACTAAAATTAGGCATACCATCAGGACTCCAGATGATGGTGATCTCAGCGGGTGTAATGGCCATTATGAGTGTGGTGAATTCCTTCGGGGCGGACACGGTTGCAGGCTTTGGGGCAGCCCAGAGGATTGACAGCCTGATCATGCTGCCGGCTTCGGCGCTCGGCACAGCTGTCAACAGCATGGCAGGACAGAATATTGGGGCAGGCCGGTGGAAAAGGGTCCATAAGATTGCGCTCTATGGTTCACTCTACAATTTAGGCATAATGCTCTTGATTGCCGGAGCGGCTGTGCTATTAGCAAAAGCGGGAATATCCCTGTTCATTACCGAGCCTGGAGCCGTTGAGTTTGGTACAGGCTATCTTGTATCAATTGCTTTCTTTTATCCGTTCCTCGGGCTTAATTTTGTATTAAATGGCATAGTAAGGGCTGCAGGTGCCATGTTCCAGGTGCTTGTGCTCAATATCATCTCCTTTTGGGTGCTGAGATACCCTTTGACCTGGCTGTTCTCACAATGGATGGGGGAAGAGGGGATCGCATACGGAATGGGAACAAGCTTTATGATCAGCAGCGTGATTGCTTTTTCGTACTATAAATACGGCAGATGGGACAAGAAAAAGCTGTTTTCAACTGAAAAATGA